From the genome of Streptomyces xanthophaeus:
CCGATTAGTCATATGCCGGTCAGTCCGTACGAGAGCGTCAGGGGTGTGGAACCGTGGCTGTTGTGGATCTGAGCGGCAAGGTCGTCGTCATCACCGGTGGAGCCCGGGGCCTGGGCGCCGCGGCCGCGCAGGCCGTCGTGGACGGCGGCGGCCAGGTGCTGATCACCGACGTGCTGGAGGCGGAGGGCGCCGAGACGGCCGCGAAGCTCGGCGGCGCGGCGCGATTCCTGCGGCACGACGTGACCAGCGAGGCCGACTGGCAGGCGGCACTGGACCACGCGGTCGCCGAGTTCGGCCGCATCGACGGCCTGGTGAACAACGCGGGCATCCCCACCGGCCAGTTCCTGGAGCACGAGAGCGTCGAGCACTTCCGCCAGGTCATCGAGATCAACCTGGTCGGCGTGTTCATCGGCATCAAGAGCGCGATCCCGCTGCTGCGCGCGAACGGCGGCGGGTCCATCGTCAACATCTCCTCCGCCGCCGGCCTGACCGGCCTCGCGCTCACCGCCGGGTACGGGGCCTCCAAGTGGGGCGTGCGCGGCCTGTCGAAGATCGGCGCGGTGGAACTCGCCGAGGCGGGGATCCGCGTCAACTCCGTCCACCCCGGCATGACCCTGACCCCGATGACCGCCCCGATCGGCATCCGGGCGGGCGAGGGCAACTACCCCGGCGCCCCGCTCGGCCGCGTCGGCGTCCCCGAGGAGATCGCTGCGGCGATCGCCTTCCTGCTCTCCGACGCCGCCGGCTACATGACGGGCGCCGAACTCGCCGTCGACGGCGGCTGGACCGCCGGCCTGACGGTGAAGTACCTGACGGGACAGTGACCCACCCCTGCGCCCCCCGGCGGGACGGCCGGATCGTGTACGCCGGACCCGCCGACCGCGCACCGCCGCGCCGGGCCTCACCGCAGCCGTCCGGCGGCGCTGAGGCGGAGCACCCGGACTTGTAACGTGCAGCGGCGGCCGGCGTAACACCGCCGACCCACGCTGGACCGTATGCACACCTCCGACTCCGTCACCGACACTCACTGCCCCTACTGCGCCCTGCAGTGCGGGATGAGGCTGCGCCCCGAACCGGGCGGCGCCACCGTGACGGTGGAGGAGCGGACCGACTTCCCCGTCAACCGGGGCGCGCTGTGCGGCAAGGGCCGCACCGCCCCCGCCGTGCTCTCCTCCCGGGTACGCCTGACCCGGCCGCTCGTCCGCACCCACGCCGGGCTGCTGGAGCCGGCCACCTGGGAGGAGGCCCTCGACGCCGTCGCCGAGGGACTCGCCCGCACCGGCCGCACGTACGGCCCCGACGCCGTCGGGGTCTTCGGCGGCGGCGGGCTCACCAACGAGAAGGCCTACGCGCTCGGCAAGTTCGCCCGCGTCGCCCTGCGCACCTCGCAGATCGACTACAACGGCCGCTTCTGCATGTCCTCGGCCGCCGCCGCCCACCAGCGGGCCTTCGGGCTCGACCGCGGGCTGCCCTTCCCGCTGGCGGACATCCCGCGCACCGGCTGCGTGATCCTCGTCGGCTCCAACCTGGCCGAGACCATGCCGCCCGCCCTGCGCTACCTCACCGAGCTCAAGGCCAATGGCGGCACCCTGATCGTCATCGACCCGCGCCGCACCCGCACCGCGGAACAGGCCGACCTGCACCTCGCCCCGCGCCCCGGCACCGACCTGGCCCTCGCGCTCGGCCTGCTGCACCTGATCGTCGCGGAGGGGCGGACCGACGAGGAGTTCATCGCCGCCCGCACCACCGGCTGGGAGGAGGCCCGGGCCGCCGCGATGGCCCACTGGCCGGAACTGGTGGAGCGCATCACCGGGATACCGGTCCCCAGGCTCCGCGAGGCCGTGGCGATGTTCTGCGCCCCGGAATCCGCCATGGTCCTCACCGCCCGGGGCCCCGAGCAGCAGTCCAAGGGCACCGACACCGTCGGCGCCTGGATCAACCTGTGCCTGGCCACCGGCCGGGCCGGCCGCCCGCTGTCCGGCTACGGCTGCCTCACCGGCCAGGGCAACGGCCAGGGCGGCCGCGAGCACGGCCAGAAGGCCGACCAGCTCCCCGGCTACCGCAAGCTCACCGACCCGGCGGCCCGCGCCCACGTCGCCGGGGTCTGGGGCGTCGACCCCGACAGCCTCCCCGGCCCGGGCCGCAGCGCCTACGAACTCCTCGACGCCCTCGGTACGGACGTGAAGGCCCTGCTCCTGATGGGCTCCAACCCGGTGGTGTCCGCCCCCCGCGCCGGACACGTCGAGGACCGCATCCGCTCCCTGGACTTCCTCGCGGTGGCCGACGTCGTCCTCTCCGAGACCGCGGCCCTCGCCGACGTGGTCCTCCCGGTCACCCAGTGGGCGGAGGAGACCGGCACCACCACCAACCTGGAGGGCCGCGTCCTGCTGCGCCGCCGGGCGCTGACCCCGCCGCCGGGGGTCCGCAGCGACCTGGACGTCCTGCACGGACTCGCCGCCCGCCTGGGCGTCGAGAAGGGCTTCCCCACCGAACCGGAGGAGGTCTTCGAGGAACTGCGCCGCGCCTCGGCCGGCGGCCCCGCGGACTACTCGGGCATCACCTACGCCCGGATCGAGGCCGAACAGGGCGTCTTCTGGCCCTGCCCGGCAGGCACGGCAGGCACGGAGGGCACCGAAAACCCGCCGGGCACCGAGCGGCTCTTCCTGGACCGCTTCGCCACCGACGACGGCCGGGCCCGCTTCGTCCCCGTCTCGCATCGCGACGCCGCCGAGGTCCCCGACGCGGACTACCCGTTGCTGCTCACCACCGGCCGGGTCGTCGCCCAGTACCAGTCCGGGGCCCAGACCCGCCGGGTGGACGAGCTCAACGCGGCCGCCCCCGGCCCCTTCGTGGAACTCCACCCCCGGCTGGCCGCCCGGATCGGCGCGGTCGAAGGCAGCCCCCTCGCCGTGACCTCCCGTCGCGGCCGGGCCGTCGCCCCGGCCCGCATCACCGACACCATCCGCGCGGACACGGTCTTCATGCCCTTCCACTGGCCGGGCGAGGGCCGCGCCAACACCCTGACCAACCCGGCGCTCGACCCGGTCTCCCGGATGCCCGAGTTCAAGGTCTGCGCGGTCCGCGTCGAGCCGGCCTAGGCCGTCTCTTTCGGATCTTGCCTGACCCGCGCCGCCTGGCACCGCACCTCATCCCCCAGACTCCGTCCGGGGGGACCCCCAGGTTGTCGGAGCACCCAAGTACGTCCAGTACTCGGGCGCCCCTCCGCCTTGCGAGGCACGGCACCAGACGACGCGGGCTTAACCGGCAAGATCCGAAAGAGACGGCCTAGCCGCGACCCGCGAAGGTCGGCTCCAGTGCCGTCAGCAGCCGCTCGGCGTAGGACTCGGCGGAGCCGGAGATCCCCGGGTAGTCGGCCCGGAAGGCGTCCCAGTCGGCCGACTTGACCTCGGAGAAGGCCTCCAGGGTCAGCGGGGTGTCCGAGGGGGCGTTCGGCGGGAAGTACTCGCCCGACTCCCGGAAGACCGTGTGGACCAGCTCGTACGGGGCCGTGCAGCGCTCGGCGAGGAGGACCGCGTCGTAGAGGTCCTTGCCCTGCGGGTACATGTCGGTGGCCAGCCAGACCAGTTTCCACGCCAGCGACAGCTCCGGCGTGGCCGCCCGCAGCCGTACCCCCGCGACATCGGCCGGCTCCGGCGCCTCGGGGAGCCGCTCGTTGAAGACGAAGTCCAGCTGGACCTGGCCCCCGGGCAGGCCCGGGGCCGACCAGGGCAGGACCAGCCGCCGCCCGGGGACCCGCTCGTACGTCCAGATGTCCTCGGTGACCGCCGCGCCCGCGGCCATCACCAGCTCGCCCTGCTCGTCGGCGGCCCGCTCGGCCGCCTCCGCCACGGCGGCCAGCAGCTTCCCGGTGCGCGGCTCCTCGATCGCCCAGTCCTGCGGGACCACCACGAAGTCCAGGTCGTGCGGCTCCCGCGCCGCCGCCCCGAACCGGCCGGCCATGAGCATGCTGCCGCGCAGCACCAGCGAATCCGCCCAGCCCGACCGGGCGACGCCGCGGGCCACCACGTCCAGCGCGGTCCGGCGGACGGCCCGCCAGGCCGGGCGCAGTGCCTTGTCCACAGCCGCGTCCGTGATCCGGTAGCCGTCCGCGAAGTGCTTCAGCGCCGGGTCGAAGACACGGGCCTCGGGGCCCGCCGCGTCCAGTCCGGCCGTGGAGGTGCGCGGCAGGTCGATCTGGCGCCGCCTCCAGTCGGCCCGCGCCGCGTCCTGCGCGCTCGTCCCGGTCATGCCGTCACCCCTTCTGCGATCCACCCGTCGTCGACCGACAGGTCACTGTCGTACAGCACGAACTCCCGTTCCTCCGAACGGATTTCGTGCCCGGCCGCGCCGAGCGCCGCGACCAGCGCGTCGCAGGCTGCGCCCGCCTCCGCCGCCGTGCCGCGCCACCGCTGGGTCACGAACCGCTCGTGCGTGCCCGCGGCCAGGACCCGGCGGGCGTTCCACGACAGGTGGGCCCCGTGCGGGACGACCAGGGACTCCAGGGCCGCGCGGTCGAAGTCCGCGGGCAGCAGCAGCTTCAGGTGGTGCTCGAAGTAGCCGCCGCCCGGGCCGGGGGAGTCCGTGGTCCACGGAACCGTCTCCACCTTGACCCGGACCGGGTCGAAGCCGGCCGCCCGCAGCCGCGGCACCAGGAGCTCGTGGCCCGTGCGGTCCGGCAGGGTCAGCATCGGCTGCGACACCATCCGGCCGCGGGCCAGCAGGATGTGCGTGACCTTCAACTCCCGTGCCCCGGCCCAGGCGTCCAGACGCGCCAGCTCGGCCGCGTCCGCGCAGCGCACCGTCACATGGGTCTCGTACTCCGGCATGGAGTCGATCCTCTCGGACATGTGTCCGATCCGCATCGGGGTTCCCGTCGGCGGGTAACCATCCGGTCACGCACCGGACTCAGAAAGTGCTCGCACGCCCCTCGTGGCCGCGATGTGTCGTACCCCACACTGAGGTGCGGTGCCCCCGTCCTCGGAGCCCTGGAGGTCGCCCCCGTGCAGACCCGGACCCTGACCGTGAACGCGAGCGAGTCCTCGGAGGCCAAGGCCGTGGACGAAGAGCCCGAGGTACTGGAGCTGATCGAGCCGGTGCCCGTGCAGCGCAGGCGCAGCAGCAACGACAGCGGAGGCGGAGCGGGCCCGTCCGCCGACCTGTTCCGGCAGTACCTCCGCGAGATAGGCAGGATCCCGCTGCTCACCGCCGTCGAGGAGGTGGACCTCGCGCGACGCGTCGAAGCCGGCCTGTTCGCCGAGGAGAAACTCGGCAACACCCCCGACCTCGACTCCCAGCTCGCCCTCGACCTCGACAAGCTCGTCGTCATGGGGCGGATGGCCAAGCGCCGCCTCATCGAATCGAACCTCCGGCTCGTCGTCTCCGTCGCCAAGCGGTACGTGGGCCGCGGACTCACCATGCTCGACCTCGTGCAGGAGGGGAACCTCGGGCTGATCCGGGCCGTCGAGAAGTTCGACTACGCCCGCGGGTACAAGTTCTCCACCTACGCCACCTGGTGGATCCGGCAGGCGATGTCCCGGGCCCTCGCCGACCAGGCCCGGACCATCCGTGTGCCCGTCCACGTCGTCGAACTGATCAACCGGGTCGTCCGCGTGCAGCGCCGGATGCTCCAGGAGCGCGGGTACGAGCCCACGGCCGAAGAGGTCGCCGTCCACCTGGAGTTGACCCCCGAGCGGGTCCTGGAGGTGCTCCGCCTCGCCCAGGAGCCGGTCTCCCTGCACGCCCCCGTGGGCGAGGAGGACGACGTCGCGCTCGGCGACCTCATCGAGGACGGGGACGCCGCCTCGCCCGTGGAGTCGGCCGCCTTCTTCCTGCTGCGCGAACACCTGGAAGCGGTCCTGTCGACCCTCGGCGAGCGCGAACGCAAGGTCGTGCAGCTGCGGTACGGCCTCGCCGACGGGCGGCCCCGTACGCTGGAGGAGATCGGGCGGATCTTCGGCGTGACGCGCGAGCGGATCCGCCAGATCGAGTCCAAGACCCTCAACAAGCTTCGCGACCACGCCTTCGCCGACCAGCTCCGCGGCTACCTGGACTGACGGCACCGGACCGGGGACCGGCGGACCAACGGAAAAGGGGGCGCCCCGCCAGGCGCCCCCGCCCCGTCGCCCGGTCGCCCCGTCGCCCGGTCCACGGCTACGGCTACGGCTGCGCGGGCTCGTGCGGGTCGGACAGGCTCCGGCTCATCCAGACGTCGTCGACATAGGCCCCGTCCAGCAGGAACTCCTCGGGCAGGACACCGACCACCGTGAAGCCGCACCGCCGGTAGAGCTGCTGCGCCGGCCCGTTGTGGCCGAGCACGCGCAGGTTCATGCGGCGGGCACCACCGGCCCGCGCGGCGGCGCAGACCGCCTCGACGAGGGCCTGCCCGACCCCGCTGCCACGGGCGGATTCGAGGACCGCCAGTCCCTGGATGTGCCGGACGTGCCGATTGGTTTCGAGGGGGCTGGCCGGGGCGTGGGCGATGTACCCGACGATCCTCTGCCCGCGTTCCGCGACGAGGTAGCTCTCCACGGGGTGCCGCTCGTCGAAGACGGCCGCGTCGGCCGGGCGCGGGGGGCCGGGTTCGCTCACGCGCGACCACGCCGAGCGGAACAGCTCCAGTATCTCGCGTTCATCTTCCGCCCGAGCAGGGCGTATCACCACGTCCGATGCCATGCCGTCATGCTAACGACGGCGCAGGGGCACCCGGGTACGGGACGTACCCGGGTGGCCCTGCGCCGTGCGGCGTTCGCGGCGGACACGGCCTAGTCGACCTCGGCCACCGCCTGCGCGAACTGCGCCGCGTACAGCCGCGCGTACGCGCCGCCCGAGGCCAGCAGCTCCTCGTGCGTGCCCTGCTCCACGATCGATCCGCTCTCCATCACCAGGATCACGTCCGCATCGCGGATCGTGGAGAGCCGGTGCGCGATCACGAAGGACGTACGGCCGTGCGCGAGGCGTGCCATCGCCTTCTGGATCAGCACCTCGGTACGGGTGTCCACCGAGCTCGTCGCCTCGTCGAGCACCAGGATCACCGGCTCCGACAGGAACGCCCGGGCGATGGTGATCAGCTGCTTCTCACCGGCGCTGACCCCCGCGCCCTCGTCGTCCAGCACGGTGTCGTAGCCGTCCGGCAGGGTGCGGATGAACCGGTCCGCGTGGGCGGCCCGCGCCGCCTCCTCGATCTCGGCACGGGTGACCTCGCGCGAAGCACCGTAGGCGATGTTCTCCGCGATGGTGCCGCCGAAGAGCCAGGTGTCCTGGAGCACCATGCCGATGCCGTCGCGCAGTTCCTCGCGGGTCATCTTCGCGATGTCCACCCCGTCGAGGGCGATCTCCCCGCCCGTGACCTCGTAGAACCGCATCAGCAGATTGACCAGCGTGGTCTTTCCGGCGCCGGTCGGGCCGACGATCGCGACCGTGTGGCCCGGCTCGACCGTGAGCGAGAGGTTCTCGATCAGCGGCCTGTCCGGCTCGTAGCGGAACGCCACCTTGTCGAAGGTGACCTGACCGCGCAGCTCCTGCGGACGCTCCGGAACTTCGGCGTCCGGCTCCTGCTCCGCCGCGTCCAGCAGCTCGTACACCCGCTCCGCCGAGGCGACACCGGACTGCACGAGGTTCGCCATCGAGGCGACCTGCGTCAGCGGCATCGAGAACTGCCGCGAGTACTGGATGAAGGCCTGCACGTCGCCGATCGACAGGGTGCCGGAGGCGACCCGGAGCCCGCCGACGACGGCTATCAGCACGTAGTTGATGTTCGAGATGAAGAACATCACCGGCTGCATGATGCCGCTGACCAGCTGCGCCTTGAAGGAGGCCCGGTACAGCGCCTCGTTCTGCTCGGCGAAGACGGCCGCGGACTCCTTCTGCCGGCCGAAGACCTTGACCAGGCTGTGGCCCGAGTACATCTCCTCGATGTGGGCGTTGAGCGCGCCGGTCGCCTTCCACTGCGCCACGAACTGCGGCTGCGACTTCTTGCCGATCTTCGCGGCGACGAACACCGACAGCGGTACGGTCACCAGCGCGACCAGCGCCAGCAGCGGCGAGATCCAGAACATCATGACGAGCACGCCGACGATCGTCAGCAGCGAGTTCAGCAGCTGGCCCATCGTCTGCTGGAGCGTCTGGCCGATGTTGTCGATGTCGTTCGTGGCCCGGCTCAGCACCTCGCCGCGCTTCTGCTGGTCGAAGTACGACAGCGGCAGCCGCGACAGCTTCGCCTGGAGCTCCTCGCGCAACCGGTAGACGGTTCCGTTCATGACGTGGTTCGACAGCCGCGTGGCGACCAGCATCAGCAGTCCGGCCAGGGTGAAGACCACCAGCGCCCAGATCGCGACGACCCCGACGGCACCGAAGTCGATGCCCTGCCCCGGGGTGAAGTCGGTACCGGCGAGCATGTCCGCCATACCGTCCTGGCCCTTGGCCCGCAGACCGTCCAGCGCCTGCTGCTTGGTGATCCCGGCCGGCATCTCACGGCCGACGATCCCCGCGAACACCAGGTCGGTGGCCTCACCCAGGATCTTCGGGCCGACCACCGCGCAGCCGACACTGCCGACGACGGCCGCGACCATGCCCCAGATCTTGGCCCGGTCGTACGCGAGCTGACGCAGCAGCCGCTTGCCCGAGCCCTTGAAGTCCATGGACCGCTGGGCCGGCCCCATCATCATCCGTCCTCCGGGCCCGCTCATGCGGCCTCCGCCTCCGTCAGCTGGGAGAGCACGATCTCCCGGTAGGTCTCGTTGCCGGCCATCAGCTCGTGGTGGCGTCCCTCACCCACGACCTGGCCCTCGTCCAGGACGATGATGCGGTCGGCGTCGCGGATCGTGGAGACCCGCTGGGCGACGATGACCACGGTCGCGTCCTCGGTCTCGCGGGCGAGCGCCGCGCGCAGCGCCGCGTCCGTCGCATAGTCCAGGGCCGAGAAGGAGTCGTCGAAGAGGTAGATCTCCGGGCGCTGCACGAGCGTGCGGGCGATGGCCAGACGCTGGCGCTGGCCGCCGGAGACATTGGTTCCGCCCTGGCTGACGGGGGCGTCCAGGCCACCCTCCAGCGCGGAGACGAACTCCTTGGCCTGGGCCACCTCCAGCGCCTGCCAGAGTTCTTCGTCGCTCGCGTCCGGGCGCCCGTAGCGCAGGTTGGAGGCGATGGTCCCGGAGAACAGGTACGGCTTCTGCGGCACCATGCCGACCGTCCTGGCCAGCAGGTCCGGGTCGAGTACGCGGACGTCCTCGCCGTCGACGAGGACCTCGCCGCCGGTCGCGTCGAACAGGCGCGGGACCAGGCCCAGCAGCGTGGACTTGCCGCTTCCGGTGGAGCCGATGACCGCCGTGGTCTCGCCGGGGCGGGCCACCAGGTCCACCCCGCGCAGGACCGGGGCCTCGGCGCCCGGGTAGCGGAAGTCGGCGCCGCGCAGCTCCAGGCGGCCGCGGCGGGCGAGTTCGCGCACCGGGTCCTTGGGCGGCACCACGCTGGAATCGGTGTCCAGGACCTCCTGGATGCGCTCCCCGCAGACCTCGGCGCGCGGCACCATCATGAACATGAAGGTGGCCATCATCACGGCCATGACGATCTGCATCAGATAGGCGAGGAAGGCCGTCAGCTGGCCGATCTCCATGCCGCCGCTGTCGACGCGCATCGCACCGAACCAGATGACGGCGACGCTGGAGATGTTCACGACCACGATGACCGTGGGGAACATGAAGGCGAGGAGCTTGCCGGCGGCCAGCGAGACGCCGGTCAGGTCGGCGTTGGCCTCGCGGAAGCGGTCCTTCTCGTAGTCGTCGCGGACGAAGGCGCGGATCACCCGGTTGCCGGTGATCTGCTCGCGCAGGACCCGGTTCACGGTGTCCAGGCGCACCTGCATCTTGCGGAACAGCGGCCGCGTCCTGAAGACGATCGCGCCGACCGAGATCCCGAGCACCGGGACGACGGCGAGCAGTACGCCCGACAGCTTCACGTCGAGCGAGAGCGCCATGGCGATACCGCCGACGCACATGATGGGGGCCGAGACCATCAGCGTGAAGGTCATCAGCACCAGCATCTGGACCTGCTGGACGTCGTTCGTCGTACGGGTGATCAGCGACGGGGCACCGAACTGGCCCAGCTCCCGCGCCGAGAAGCTCTGCACGCGGTCGAAGATCGCGGCCCGGACGTCCCGGCCGAAGGCCGCGGCCGTGCGGGCGCCGTAGTAGACGGCTCCGACGTTGCAGACGAGCTGGACGAGGGAGACGCCGAGCATCAGCGCGCCGAAGCGCAGGATGTAGCCCGTGTCGCCGTTGACGACACCGTTGTCAATGATGTCGGCGTTGAGGGTGGGCAGGTAGAGGCTGGCGCTGGTCTGCAGCAGTTGCAGCAGGACCAGCACCGCGATGGGTTTCCGGTACGTACCCAGATGGGTCCGCAGAAGTCGTATGAGCACGCGCAGGCTCCGGTCGGCATGATCGAGGGGTTCAACCCATCTTGGGCCAACCGGCCCTGTGATCCCCACCGGATTTCGCAAAGGCCGGTCAAAAGGACCAGCCCGCCCCGACCCGCGGCGTAGGCACTGCCCGACCGGACCTAGAACGCCCCGGGGTGGATCTGCTCCCGCGTCGCGATGTACTGCTGGCGCACCGCCTGCCACGCCGGGAACTCCTCGCCCGGCTCGAAGACCTGGGCCGCGGGGGCCGGCCAGACCGGCGGGGTGTGCGGGGCCAGGGTGCCCTGCGCCACACCGAGCGCCCAGGCCGCCTGGCGGGCCGCGC
Proteins encoded in this window:
- a CDS encoding glucose 1-dehydrogenase gives rise to the protein MAVVDLSGKVVVITGGARGLGAAAAQAVVDGGGQVLITDVLEAEGAETAAKLGGAARFLRHDVTSEADWQAALDHAVAEFGRIDGLVNNAGIPTGQFLEHESVEHFRQVIEINLVGVFIGIKSAIPLLRANGGGSIVNISSAAGLTGLALTAGYGASKWGVRGLSKIGAVELAEAGIRVNSVHPGMTLTPMTAPIGIRAGEGNYPGAPLGRVGVPEEIAAAIAFLLSDAAGYMTGAELAVDGGWTAGLTVKYLTGQ
- a CDS encoding RNA polymerase sigma factor, which codes for MSYPTLRCGAPVLGALEVAPVQTRTLTVNASESSEAKAVDEEPEVLELIEPVPVQRRRSSNDSGGGAGPSADLFRQYLREIGRIPLLTAVEEVDLARRVEAGLFAEEKLGNTPDLDSQLALDLDKLVVMGRMAKRRLIESNLRLVVSVAKRYVGRGLTMLDLVQEGNLGLIRAVEKFDYARGYKFSTYATWWIRQAMSRALADQARTIRVPVHVVELINRVVRVQRRMLQERGYEPTAEEVAVHLELTPERVLEVLRLAQEPVSLHAPVGEEDDVALGDLIEDGDAASPVESAAFFLLREHLEAVLSTLGERERKVVQLRYGLADGRPRTLEEIGRIFGVTRERIRQIESKTLNKLRDHAFADQLRGYLD
- a CDS encoding ABC transporter ATP-binding protein, encoding MSGPGGRMMMGPAQRSMDFKGSGKRLLRQLAYDRAKIWGMVAAVVGSVGCAVVGPKILGEATDLVFAGIVGREMPAGITKQQALDGLRAKGQDGMADMLAGTDFTPGQGIDFGAVGVVAIWALVVFTLAGLLMLVATRLSNHVMNGTVYRLREELQAKLSRLPLSYFDQQKRGEVLSRATNDIDNIGQTLQQTMGQLLNSLLTIVGVLVMMFWISPLLALVALVTVPLSVFVAAKIGKKSQPQFVAQWKATGALNAHIEEMYSGHSLVKVFGRQKESAAVFAEQNEALYRASFKAQLVSGIMQPVMFFISNINYVLIAVVGGLRVASGTLSIGDVQAFIQYSRQFSMPLTQVASMANLVQSGVASAERVYELLDAAEQEPDAEVPERPQELRGQVTFDKVAFRYEPDRPLIENLSLTVEPGHTVAIVGPTGAGKTTLVNLLMRFYEVTGGEIALDGVDIAKMTREELRDGIGMVLQDTWLFGGTIAENIAYGASREVTRAEIEEAARAAHADRFIRTLPDGYDTVLDDEGAGVSAGEKQLITIARAFLSEPVILVLDEATSSVDTRTEVLIQKAMARLAHGRTSFVIAHRLSTIRDADVILVMESGSIVEQGTHEELLASGGAYARLYAAQFAQAVAEVD
- a CDS encoding nucleotidyl transferase AbiEii/AbiGii toxin family protein encodes the protein MTGTSAQDAARADWRRRQIDLPRTSTAGLDAAGPEARVFDPALKHFADGYRITDAAVDKALRPAWRAVRRTALDVVARGVARSGWADSLVLRGSMLMAGRFGAAAREPHDLDFVVVPQDWAIEEPRTGKLLAAVAEAAERAADEQGELVMAAGAAVTEDIWTYERVPGRRLVLPWSAPGLPGGQVQLDFVFNERLPEAPEPADVAGVRLRAATPELSLAWKLVWLATDMYPQGKDLYDAVLLAERCTAPYELVHTVFRESGEYFPPNAPSDTPLTLEAFSEVKSADWDAFRADYPGISGSAESYAERLLTALEPTFAGRG
- a CDS encoding ABC transporter ATP-binding protein, with the translated sequence MLIRLLRTHLGTYRKPIAVLVLLQLLQTSASLYLPTLNADIIDNGVVNGDTGYILRFGALMLGVSLVQLVCNVGAVYYGARTAAAFGRDVRAAIFDRVQSFSARELGQFGAPSLITRTTNDVQQVQMLVLMTFTLMVSAPIMCVGGIAMALSLDVKLSGVLLAVVPVLGISVGAIVFRTRPLFRKMQVRLDTVNRVLREQITGNRVIRAFVRDDYEKDRFREANADLTGVSLAAGKLLAFMFPTVIVVVNISSVAVIWFGAMRVDSGGMEIGQLTAFLAYLMQIVMAVMMATFMFMMVPRAEVCGERIQEVLDTDSSVVPPKDPVRELARRGRLELRGADFRYPGAEAPVLRGVDLVARPGETTAVIGSTGSGKSTLLGLVPRLFDATGGEVLVDGEDVRVLDPDLLARTVGMVPQKPYLFSGTIASNLRYGRPDASDEELWQALEVAQAKEFVSALEGGLDAPVSQGGTNVSGGQRQRLAIARTLVQRPEIYLFDDSFSALDYATDAALRAALARETEDATVVIVAQRVSTIRDADRIIVLDEGQVVGEGRHHELMAGNETYREIVLSQLTEAEAA
- a CDS encoding molybdopterin oxidoreductase family protein, whose product is MHTSDSVTDTHCPYCALQCGMRLRPEPGGATVTVEERTDFPVNRGALCGKGRTAPAVLSSRVRLTRPLVRTHAGLLEPATWEEALDAVAEGLARTGRTYGPDAVGVFGGGGLTNEKAYALGKFARVALRTSQIDYNGRFCMSSAAAAHQRAFGLDRGLPFPLADIPRTGCVILVGSNLAETMPPALRYLTELKANGGTLIVIDPRRTRTAEQADLHLAPRPGTDLALALGLLHLIVAEGRTDEEFIAARTTGWEEARAAAMAHWPELVERITGIPVPRLREAVAMFCAPESAMVLTARGPEQQSKGTDTVGAWINLCLATGRAGRPLSGYGCLTGQGNGQGGREHGQKADQLPGYRKLTDPAARAHVAGVWGVDPDSLPGPGRSAYELLDALGTDVKALLLMGSNPVVSAPRAGHVEDRIRSLDFLAVADVVLSETAALADVVLPVTQWAEETGTTTNLEGRVLLRRRALTPPPGVRSDLDVLHGLAARLGVEKGFPTEPEEVFEELRRASAGGPADYSGITYARIEAEQGVFWPCPAGTAGTEGTENPPGTERLFLDRFATDDGRARFVPVSHRDAAEVPDADYPLLLTTGRVVAQYQSGAQTRRVDELNAAAPGPFVELHPRLAARIGAVEGSPLAVTSRRGRAVAPARITDTIRADTVFMPFHWPGEGRANTLTNPALDPVSRMPEFKVCAVRVEPA
- a CDS encoding GNAT family N-acetyltransferase, whose amino-acid sequence is MASDVVIRPARAEDEREILELFRSAWSRVSEPGPPRPADAAVFDERHPVESYLVAERGQRIVGYIAHAPASPLETNRHVRHIQGLAVLESARGSGVGQALVEAVCAAARAGGARRMNLRVLGHNGPAQQLYRRCGFTVVGVLPEEFLLDGAYVDDVWMSRSLSDPHEPAQP